GTTTGCTGTAAATTAATATTGATGGACTCGTAAAAAGTCTATTTTAAATAACCAGCTAAAATTATTCAATATTTTAAATCATTTTCTTATTGATTTTTACTACAATATTGTATATATATCTAATAATATTAACATGTTAAAGATAGAGACTATGATTCGCATTAAAAATCACAATCAAAAAGAACTCTTTGCACCATGGGACTTTCTAAGCCCAAAACGTAAAAAAATGCTTTCAGAATCCTGGGCCGGCTTATTTCAAGAAGAAATTCTTCATAAATTACCAGTAAAAGAACTATCAGCTTACTTTAACTCTGGGTTTGGCAGGCCAACAAAAGAACTTCATACAGTTTTGGGAATTCTCATAATCCAGCAAATGTTTGACCTTACTGATGAAGAAACTGTGAATCAGCTGGCATTCAATATGCAGTGGCATTATGCATTAAATCTAACCGAAGAATCAGATGATGCCAAATATATATGCCCAAAAACTTTGTGGAATATGAGAAAAATAGTTATAGAAAATGCTTTGGATGAACTTCTTTTCAGCAATATAACTCAGCATTTAGTAAGTATTTTTAATGTAGATACTAATAAGCAAAGAATAGACTCTGTTCACATAAAATCAAATATGCGCAAGCTTGGAAGAATCACTATCT
The nucleotide sequence above comes from Desulforegulaceae bacterium. Encoded proteins:
- a CDS encoding transposase — its product is MIRIKNHNQKELFAPWDFLSPKRKKMLSESWAGLFQEEILHKLPVKELSAYFNSGFGRPTKELHTVLGILIIQQMFDLTDEETVNQLAFNMQWHYALNLTEESDDAKYICPKTLWNMRKIVIENALDELLFSNITQHLVSIFNVDTNKQRIDSVHIKSNMRKLGRITIFTSAINKFLVNMKRSHKNLFDTIDQKIIDTYLSEKSFSFGSLKLTH